A genomic stretch from Astatotilapia calliptera chromosome 4, fAstCal1.2, whole genome shotgun sequence includes:
- the LOC113020316 gene encoding perforin-1-like codes for MSHPTAWTNNSAFNDTGSLNEYFQLSNNMFLVNIWICAGLLLSLPHCTYQSCTEGTPKQCADAEFAPGANLAGEGFDITKMERKGAFVLDMNQWKRKDKTCMLCANPFLENKKQKLPLTVVDWRAKQSCSAKVSTKLHKSSESLVGSSVSSVENDWKVNLDLQAGNKGASLMLAGTNSHLSSYSMEKTKNDKYSFASHSMSCEYYSYRVSSAPKLHREFRKALKKLPKTYSAETKQQFYKLIDDFGTHYITKVKLGGSIESVTSIRQCQASLQGLSAEEVQMCLEVEASASIKATISTQTKHCKKDIQQTDSKSAFSSLFNDRFTEIKGGHTTEPDLLFSADKNPEAYKGWLSTLPQNPDIVSYSLDSLHELLPSTNKVRKNLRSAISHYILEKGLWRNCTDPCKAGIRTNSQDPCICQCHNNPAVNQDCCPARKGMARVIITIQRASGLWGDHTTATDGYVKVIFNKLEVRRSPVIYNNNNPHWGMVVDLGSEDISSAKLRFEVWDEDNKWDDDLLGACEPLLTAGVKADLCNLNHGQLFYKVDVQCAPSLSGKSCTDYKPSPMNSSLKKFYVSRHARPIPEAILSEMGVFVDQSSSWKNQSITTESPKYDIIIV; via the exons cttTCAATGACACAGGCTCattaaatgaatatttccaACTCAGTAACAACATGTTTCTTGTAAACATCTGGATCTGTGCTGGCCTCCTGCTGTCCCTCCCTCACTGCACGTATCAGTCGTGCACAGAAGGGACACCAAAACAGTGCGCCGATGCAGAATTTGCTCCGGGAGCCAATTTGGCCGGGGAGGGCTTTGATATCACCAAAATGGAACGTAAAGGAGCCTTTGTGCTCGACATGAATCAGTGGAAACGTAAAGATAAAACATGCATGCTGTGTGCCAACCCTTTCCTGgagaacaaaaagcaaaagctACCCCTGACAGTGGTGGACTGGAGGGCAAAGCAGTCCTGCAGCGCGAAAGTTTCCACCAAACTTCACAAATCCAGCGAGTCTCTTGTCGGTTCCAGTGTCTCCTCTGTTGAAAACGACTGGAAGGTGAATCTAGATCTTCAAGCAGGGAATAAAGGTGCGTCACTGATGCTGGCTGGTACCAATTCTCATCTCTCGAGTTACTCCATGGAGAAAACCAAGAATGACAAGTACAGCTTCGCAAGCCACAGCATGTCCTGCGAGTACTACAG CTACAGAGTGTCCAGTGCTCCAAAGCTGCACAGAGAATTTCGCAAAGCTCTGAAAAAACTTCCCAAAACCTACAGCGCAGAAACCAAACAACAGTTTTACAAACTCATTGATGACTTTGGGACCCACTACATCACCAAG GTGAAACTGGGGGGAAGTATCGAGTCTGTCACCAGCATCAGACAGTGCCAGGCCAGCCTTCAAGGGCTCAGTGCCGAGGAAGTGCAGATGTGCCTCGAAGTTGAAGCGTCTGCAAGTATTAAAGCTACAATAAGTactcaaacaaaacactgcaaaaaggaTATACAGCAGACAGACAGTAAGTCTGCCTTCTCCAGCCTCTTTAATGACAG GTTCACAGAAAtaaaaggtggtcataccacaGAGCCAGACCTTCTCTTCTCTGCGGACAAAAATCCAGAAGCCTACAAGGGATGGCTGAGCACATTACCACAAAACCCAGACATCGTGTCATATTCCCTGGACTCTCTGCATGAGTTACTACCTAGCACGAACAAAGTCAGAAAAAACCTGCGCTCTGCCATTAGCCATTACATCCTGGAGAAAGGCCTGTGGAGAAACTGCACTGATCCCTGTAAGGCTGGAATTAGAACCAACTCACAGGATCCCTGCATCTGCCAGTGCCACAATAACCCTGCCGTGAACCAAGATTGCTGCCCAGCTCGTAAGGGAATGGCACGGGTCATCATAACAATACAGCGGGCTTCTGGTCTGTGGGGCGACCACACCACAGCTACAGATGGATACGTGAAGGTGATTTTCAACAAATTAGAAGTCCGGCGTTCTCCTGTCatttataacaacaacaacccacacTGGGGCATGGTCGTCGACCTGGGCTCAGAGGATATTTCATCAGCTAAACTGAGATTTGAAGTTTGGGATGAGGACAACAAGTGGGATGATGACCTATTAGGAGCATGTGAGCCACTTCTGACTGCTGGAGTTAAAGCGGATCTCTGTAATCTGAACCACGGCCAACTGTTCTACAAAGTGGATGTGCAGTGCGCTCCAAGTCTGAGCGGAAAGTCGTGCACGGACTATAAACCTTCACCTATGAATTCAAGTCTGAAGAAGTTCTATGTGTCCCGTCATGCTCGTCCTATTCCAGAGGCCATCCTGTCAGAGATGGGTGTGTTTGTGGACCAATCAAGTTCATGGAAAAATCAGAGCATTACTACCGAGAGTCCCAAGTATGATATAATAATAGTGTGA